From the Besnoitia besnoiti strain Bb-Ger1 chromosome Unknown contig00031, whole genome shotgun sequence genome, the window atagaaccaatccggtagtaagatatacgatagtagctaatctaccatataagatataagtcgcttgtggaatagcactaccaataataatcaagaagatcatactgtatacccaaataattacccatccactgactacatttcgagt encodes:
- a CDS encoding uncharacterized protein (encoded by transcript BESB_050970); protein product: MSSLINLALLSEIRALNTRMLIRQHFMTRNVVSGWVIIWVYSMIFLIIIGSAIPQATYILYGRLATIVYLTTGLVLCLY